One window of Phalacrocorax carbo chromosome 1, bPhaCar2.1, whole genome shotgun sequence genomic DNA carries:
- the MRPL57 gene encoding large ribosomal subunit protein mL63: MNRAQIGRAQAGRTLPKEDSYCPPAASKRGQRARHWRRRAPPAARSRETCSPPPPPSCFPRWGWSRHRCRCVRAERSGCYRVRGAAVVSRGVSSPGARGIMFLTMVLLRKRIPGNQWIGKYRRPRMITLSMKRGMIRRLEIEAENEYWLSRPYLTREQEYKHNTEGRRARWEAFKSLTKAKFPEHRYMSDHLNHLNVTRNWTS; encoded by the exons ATGAACCGAGCCCAAATAGGCCGAGCCCAGGCAGGCCGCACGCTACCTAAGGAGGACAGTTACTGCCCGCCAGCAGCTTCGAAACGCGGGCAGCGCGCGCGCCATTggcgccgccgggccccgcccgccgcgcgcTCTCGCGAGACgtgcagccccccgccgccgccatcttgcTTCCCGCGGTGGGGCTGGAGCCGTCATCGGTGTCGGTGTGTGAGGGCTGAGCGGTCCGGTTGTTACAGGGTTCGGGGCGCTGCCGTGGTCTCTCGTGGCGTGTCTTCACCTGGAGCGCGAG GCATAATGTTTTTAACAATGGTATTACTCCGAAAGAGAATTCCTGGAAACCAGTGGATTGGGAAATACAGGCGACCAAGAATGATTACCCTTTCCATGAAGCGAGGCATGATCCGAAGGTTGGAAATTGAAGCTGAGAATGAATATTGGCTGAGTCGACCGTACCTGACACGGGAACAGGAGTACAAGCATAACACAGAAGGGAGGCGTGCAAGATGGGAAGCTTTCAAAAGCCTGACGAAAGCCAAGTTTCCTGAGCATAGATATATGAGTGATCATTTAAACCACTTAAATGTGACAAGAAACTGGACATCTTGA
- the SKA3 gene encoding spindle and kinetochore-associated protein 3 isoform X2 has translation MDVSREFFGRLRALALTLEKEARHLERALRGEDADYEEESPIRVLHDLHCELRSLKEDVNASLSKSCSEKQAIHDFMKASEILMQRNAADLGKIRELFQKYGYKPHVKDSTEEEEVNSDSTMSVQNKSDEEKADDVPHLPACTEKPLTPKDPLRNPQLADFGLSQYAFSRPWSAVKGQHVTNAHQENSKNRTPLKTQTPSILPKTPKCMLKMDDYECITPKLEHFGISEHTMCMNEDYTMSLIRKTAQASKKLVKKDDHEVNVPQMTSREIMVTPGPRPKVTARNADWMASPMVFVLCTPDVKVPSRTNSTVLSRSPETNDPPPPSHTGTPRFPDFETRWLKTEAKVKQVGKIESVTMNNATDKQYTEDSIPFAVNSDEYLKHFGDPSPPKIKHYDQLLNTPPPPEITRIPDDVLQILSKYNHKVDPSKAKEMGTKAGNTIKHESDFNDHCNKENRGYPGFFKTNI, from the exons ATGGACGTGTCGAGGGAGTTCTTCGGCAGGCTGCGCGCCCTGGCCCTCACGTTGGAGAAGGAGGCGAGGCACCTGGAGCGGGCCCTGCGCGGGGAGGACGCGG ATTATGAAGAAGAATCTCCAATAAGAGTGTTGCATGACCTCCATTGTGAACTCAGGTCTCTCAAG GAAGATGTCAATGCCAGCCTCAGTAAGAGCTGCTCTGAAAAACAAGCGATTCATGACTTTATGAAGGCAAGTGAAATATTGATGCAAAGAAATGCAGCAGATCTTGGAAAAATAAGAGAGCTGTTCCAGAAATATGGCTACAAACCACATGTGAAAGACTCTACAG aagaggaagaagttaACAGTGATTCAACAATGTCTGTCCAGAATAAAtctgatgaagaaaaagcagatgatGTACCTCATCTTCCTGCTTGTACTGAGAAGCCACTGACGCCCAAAGACCCCCTGCGTAACCCCCAGCTTGCTGATTTTGGTCTTTCACAATATGCATTCTCCAGGCCTTGGAGTGCAGTGAAAGGGCAACATGTAACAAATGCACATCAAGAAAATTCAAAGAACAGGACTCCACTGAAAACACAGACCCCCAGTATTTTgcccaaaacaccaaaatgtATGTTGAAGATGGACGATTATGAGTGTATAACACCAAAGCTCGAACACTTCGGCATTAGTGAACATACCATGTGTATGAATGAAGATTATACAATGTCACTTATACGTAAAACTGCTCAGGCAAGCAAGAA gttgGTTAAAAAAGATGATCATGAAGTGAACGTACCACAAATGACATCCAGGGAAATCATGGTTACTCCTGGTCCAAGACCAAAAGTGACAGCCAGGAATG CTGACTGGATGGCTTCTCCTATGGTATTTGTGCTCTGTACTCCTGATGTGAAAGTCCCTTCAAGAACAAATAGCACAGTATTATCAAGGTCACCAGAAACAAATGACCCACCTCCTCCAAGTCACACAGGAACACCACGGTTTCCAGATTTTGAAACAAGATGGCTAAAAACAGAAGCTAAG GTAAAGCAGGTGGGAAAAATTGAGTCGGTGACAATGAACAATGCAACAGATAAGCAATACACTGAAGATAGCATTCCTTTTGCTGTGAACTCTGATGAGTACCTTAAACATTTTGGAGACCCTTCTCctcccaaaataaaacactatGACCAGTTACTCAATACTCCTCCACCTCCAGAAATAACAAGGATACCAGATGATGTTCTACAG ATTCTGTCCAAGTATAATCATAAAGTAGACCCTTCTAAAGCCAAGGAAATGGGGACCAAGGCAGGAAATACTATAAAACATGAAAGTGATTTCAATGATCACTGCAACAAAGAGAACAG AGGATATCCTGGATTTTTCAAGACAAACATCTGA
- the SKA3 gene encoding spindle and kinetochore-associated protein 3 isoform X1 — MDVSREFFGRLRALALTLEKEARHLERALRGEDADYEEESPIRVLHDLHCELRSLKEDVNASLSKSCSEKQAIHDFMKASEILMQRNAADLGKIRELFQKYGYKPHVKDSTEEEEVNSDSTMSVQNKSDEEKADDVPHLPACTEKPLTPKDPLRNPQLADFGLSQYAFSRPWSAVKGQHVTNAHQENSKNRTPLKTQTPSILPKTPKCMLKMDDYECITPKLEHFGISEHTMCMNEDYTMSLIRKTAQASKKLVKKDDHEVNVPQMTSREIMVTPGPRPKVTARNADWMASPMVFVLCTPDVKVPSRTNSTVLSRSPETNDPPPPSHTGTPRFPDFETRWLKTEAKQVKQVGKIESVTMNNATDKQYTEDSIPFAVNSDEYLKHFGDPSPPKIKHYDQLLNTPPPPEITRIPDDVLQILSKYNHKVDPSKAKEMGTKAGNTIKHESDFNDHCNKENRGYPGFFKTNI; from the exons ATGGACGTGTCGAGGGAGTTCTTCGGCAGGCTGCGCGCCCTGGCCCTCACGTTGGAGAAGGAGGCGAGGCACCTGGAGCGGGCCCTGCGCGGGGAGGACGCGG ATTATGAAGAAGAATCTCCAATAAGAGTGTTGCATGACCTCCATTGTGAACTCAGGTCTCTCAAG GAAGATGTCAATGCCAGCCTCAGTAAGAGCTGCTCTGAAAAACAAGCGATTCATGACTTTATGAAGGCAAGTGAAATATTGATGCAAAGAAATGCAGCAGATCTTGGAAAAATAAGAGAGCTGTTCCAGAAATATGGCTACAAACCACATGTGAAAGACTCTACAG aagaggaagaagttaACAGTGATTCAACAATGTCTGTCCAGAATAAAtctgatgaagaaaaagcagatgatGTACCTCATCTTCCTGCTTGTACTGAGAAGCCACTGACGCCCAAAGACCCCCTGCGTAACCCCCAGCTTGCTGATTTTGGTCTTTCACAATATGCATTCTCCAGGCCTTGGAGTGCAGTGAAAGGGCAACATGTAACAAATGCACATCAAGAAAATTCAAAGAACAGGACTCCACTGAAAACACAGACCCCCAGTATTTTgcccaaaacaccaaaatgtATGTTGAAGATGGACGATTATGAGTGTATAACACCAAAGCTCGAACACTTCGGCATTAGTGAACATACCATGTGTATGAATGAAGATTATACAATGTCACTTATACGTAAAACTGCTCAGGCAAGCAAGAA gttgGTTAAAAAAGATGATCATGAAGTGAACGTACCACAAATGACATCCAGGGAAATCATGGTTACTCCTGGTCCAAGACCAAAAGTGACAGCCAGGAATG CTGACTGGATGGCTTCTCCTATGGTATTTGTGCTCTGTACTCCTGATGTGAAAGTCCCTTCAAGAACAAATAGCACAGTATTATCAAGGTCACCAGAAACAAATGACCCACCTCCTCCAAGTCACACAGGAACACCACGGTTTCCAGATTTTGAAACAAGATGGCTAAAAACAGAAGCTAAG CAGGTAAAGCAGGTGGGAAAAATTGAGTCGGTGACAATGAACAATGCAACAGATAAGCAATACACTGAAGATAGCATTCCTTTTGCTGTGAACTCTGATGAGTACCTTAAACATTTTGGAGACCCTTCTCctcccaaaataaaacactatGACCAGTTACTCAATACTCCTCCACCTCCAGAAATAACAAGGATACCAGATGATGTTCTACAG ATTCTGTCCAAGTATAATCATAAAGTAGACCCTTCTAAAGCCAAGGAAATGGGGACCAAGGCAGGAAATACTATAAAACATGAAAGTGATTTCAATGATCACTGCAACAAAGAGAACAG AGGATATCCTGGATTTTTCAAGACAAACATCTGA
- the SKA3 gene encoding spindle and kinetochore-associated protein 3 isoform X3 yields the protein MDIGEKDSGAAASYRRDVNASLSKSCSEKQAIHDFMKASEILMQRNAADLGKIRELFQKYGYKPHVKDSTEEEEVNSDSTMSVQNKSDEEKADDVPHLPACTEKPLTPKDPLRNPQLADFGLSQYAFSRPWSAVKGQHVTNAHQENSKNRTPLKTQTPSILPKTPKCMLKMDDYECITPKLEHFGISEHTMCMNEDYTMSLIRKTAQASKKLVKKDDHEVNVPQMTSREIMVTPGPRPKVTARNADWMASPMVFVLCTPDVKVPSRTNSTVLSRSPETNDPPPPSHTGTPRFPDFETRWLKTEAKQVKQVGKIESVTMNNATDKQYTEDSIPFAVNSDEYLKHFGDPSPPKIKHYDQLLNTPPPPEITRIPDDVLQILSKYNHKVDPSKAKEMGTKAGNTIKHESDFNDHCNKENRGYPGFFKTNI from the exons ATGGATATAGGGGAGAAGGATTCAGGAGCAGCAGCTTCCTACAGAAGAG ATGTCAATGCCAGCCTCAGTAAGAGCTGCTCTGAAAAACAAGCGATTCATGACTTTATGAAGGCAAGTGAAATATTGATGCAAAGAAATGCAGCAGATCTTGGAAAAATAAGAGAGCTGTTCCAGAAATATGGCTACAAACCACATGTGAAAGACTCTACAG aagaggaagaagttaACAGTGATTCAACAATGTCTGTCCAGAATAAAtctgatgaagaaaaagcagatgatGTACCTCATCTTCCTGCTTGTACTGAGAAGCCACTGACGCCCAAAGACCCCCTGCGTAACCCCCAGCTTGCTGATTTTGGTCTTTCACAATATGCATTCTCCAGGCCTTGGAGTGCAGTGAAAGGGCAACATGTAACAAATGCACATCAAGAAAATTCAAAGAACAGGACTCCACTGAAAACACAGACCCCCAGTATTTTgcccaaaacaccaaaatgtATGTTGAAGATGGACGATTATGAGTGTATAACACCAAAGCTCGAACACTTCGGCATTAGTGAACATACCATGTGTATGAATGAAGATTATACAATGTCACTTATACGTAAAACTGCTCAGGCAAGCAAGAA gttgGTTAAAAAAGATGATCATGAAGTGAACGTACCACAAATGACATCCAGGGAAATCATGGTTACTCCTGGTCCAAGACCAAAAGTGACAGCCAGGAATG CTGACTGGATGGCTTCTCCTATGGTATTTGTGCTCTGTACTCCTGATGTGAAAGTCCCTTCAAGAACAAATAGCACAGTATTATCAAGGTCACCAGAAACAAATGACCCACCTCCTCCAAGTCACACAGGAACACCACGGTTTCCAGATTTTGAAACAAGATGGCTAAAAACAGAAGCTAAG CAGGTAAAGCAGGTGGGAAAAATTGAGTCGGTGACAATGAACAATGCAACAGATAAGCAATACACTGAAGATAGCATTCCTTTTGCTGTGAACTCTGATGAGTACCTTAAACATTTTGGAGACCCTTCTCctcccaaaataaaacactatGACCAGTTACTCAATACTCCTCCACCTCCAGAAATAACAAGGATACCAGATGATGTTCTACAG ATTCTGTCCAAGTATAATCATAAAGTAGACCCTTCTAAAGCCAAGGAAATGGGGACCAAGGCAGGAAATACTATAAAACATGAAAGTGATTTCAATGATCACTGCAACAAAGAGAACAG AGGATATCCTGGATTTTTCAAGACAAACATCTGA
- the SKA3 gene encoding spindle and kinetochore-associated protein 3 isoform X4: MKASEILMQRNAADLGKIRELFQKYGYKPHVKDSTEEEEVNSDSTMSVQNKSDEEKADDVPHLPACTEKPLTPKDPLRNPQLADFGLSQYAFSRPWSAVKGQHVTNAHQENSKNRTPLKTQTPSILPKTPKCMLKMDDYECITPKLEHFGISEHTMCMNEDYTMSLIRKTAQASKKLVKKDDHEVNVPQMTSREIMVTPGPRPKVTARNADWMASPMVFVLCTPDVKVPSRTNSTVLSRSPETNDPPPPSHTGTPRFPDFETRWLKTEAKQVKQVGKIESVTMNNATDKQYTEDSIPFAVNSDEYLKHFGDPSPPKIKHYDQLLNTPPPPEITRIPDDVLQILSKYNHKVDPSKAKEMGTKAGNTIKHESDFNDHCNKENRGYPGFFKTNI; the protein is encoded by the exons ATGAAGGCAAGTGAAATATTGATGCAAAGAAATGCAGCAGATCTTGGAAAAATAAGAGAGCTGTTCCAGAAATATGGCTACAAACCACATGTGAAAGACTCTACAG aagaggaagaagttaACAGTGATTCAACAATGTCTGTCCAGAATAAAtctgatgaagaaaaagcagatgatGTACCTCATCTTCCTGCTTGTACTGAGAAGCCACTGACGCCCAAAGACCCCCTGCGTAACCCCCAGCTTGCTGATTTTGGTCTTTCACAATATGCATTCTCCAGGCCTTGGAGTGCAGTGAAAGGGCAACATGTAACAAATGCACATCAAGAAAATTCAAAGAACAGGACTCCACTGAAAACACAGACCCCCAGTATTTTgcccaaaacaccaaaatgtATGTTGAAGATGGACGATTATGAGTGTATAACACCAAAGCTCGAACACTTCGGCATTAGTGAACATACCATGTGTATGAATGAAGATTATACAATGTCACTTATACGTAAAACTGCTCAGGCAAGCAAGAA gttgGTTAAAAAAGATGATCATGAAGTGAACGTACCACAAATGACATCCAGGGAAATCATGGTTACTCCTGGTCCAAGACCAAAAGTGACAGCCAGGAATG CTGACTGGATGGCTTCTCCTATGGTATTTGTGCTCTGTACTCCTGATGTGAAAGTCCCTTCAAGAACAAATAGCACAGTATTATCAAGGTCACCAGAAACAAATGACCCACCTCCTCCAAGTCACACAGGAACACCACGGTTTCCAGATTTTGAAACAAGATGGCTAAAAACAGAAGCTAAG CAGGTAAAGCAGGTGGGAAAAATTGAGTCGGTGACAATGAACAATGCAACAGATAAGCAATACACTGAAGATAGCATTCCTTTTGCTGTGAACTCTGATGAGTACCTTAAACATTTTGGAGACCCTTCTCctcccaaaataaaacactatGACCAGTTACTCAATACTCCTCCACCTCCAGAAATAACAAGGATACCAGATGATGTTCTACAG ATTCTGTCCAAGTATAATCATAAAGTAGACCCTTCTAAAGCCAAGGAAATGGGGACCAAGGCAGGAAATACTATAAAACATGAAAGTGATTTCAATGATCACTGCAACAAAGAGAACAG AGGATATCCTGGATTTTTCAAGACAAACATCTGA